The following nucleotide sequence is from Bacteroidota bacterium.
TGCCCAATTTTTTATATTGTGTGTTAGCCAAAGTACTTATTCTTTTAATGTTAATAATTCTAATAATTTCACATTTATATAATAATTTCCTGTTCCAAGTTTTTCCTTTTTCAAAAGTCCGTCATTGGATAACAGGCTTAAGTATTTTGAGGCGGTAATTCTTGATACACCTAAATCTTTTTCAATAAATTCAA
It contains:
- a CDS encoding Fic family protein; this translates as SKIKELIFEYKNLLRDNYKFYSQDLLNNLFKHPYTKIEFIEKDLGVSRITASKYLSLLSNDGLLKKEKLGTGNYYINVKLLELLTLKE